In one window of Haloprofundus halophilus DNA:
- a CDS encoding homing endonuclease associated repeat-containing protein, protein MSVGEDEESERAALLTELQEFAREIGETPTRTRFNEEGPRSSSPYYRVFGSWNDALEAAGLTTNHENEVSEERLIRALRELDDELDRLPRFEDMEERGEFSGHTYLRRFGSWSDVKEAAGLESERRTSRRISREELRDELVRLAEELGKPPTQEEMNELGSFSQRPYYRVFDSWSSALRAVGFEPNHQNGYEVSTLVAELQTLADGLGYPPTVEQMDEHGRFSAQPYLTTFGSWSAAWDAAGLQKRDGNPAGRVSRDDLLKELNHLSNELERVPRRGDAIAHGRWSHTPFVREFGSWSRALNAAGFEPPREIDGDGTVTYYGPRWYAQRRRTLERDGYECQRCGMSDEEHRDTQTGGLHVHHKTKFRMFDEPSEANRLENLISLCRDCHTEAEREL, encoded by the coding sequence ATGTCTGTTGGTGAGGACGAAGAGTCCGAGCGTGCTGCGCTACTCACCGAACTGCAAGAGTTTGCGCGGGAGATAGGTGAGACACCGACTCGGACGCGATTCAACGAAGAAGGTCCTCGGTCGTCGTCGCCGTACTACCGCGTCTTCGGGTCGTGGAACGACGCGCTCGAAGCGGCCGGACTGACGACGAACCACGAGAACGAGGTGTCCGAGGAGCGGCTGATTCGCGCGCTGCGAGAGTTGGACGATGAACTGGACCGACTCCCGAGATTCGAGGATATGGAGGAACGAGGAGAGTTTTCGGGACACACGTATCTCCGACGGTTCGGGTCGTGGAGCGACGTAAAAGAAGCGGCTGGCTTGGAGAGTGAACGGCGAACGAGTCGGCGGATTTCGAGAGAGGAGTTGCGAGACGAGTTGGTTCGACTGGCGGAGGAGTTGGGAAAACCGCCGACACAGGAGGAGATGAACGAACTGGGGTCGTTTTCGCAGCGGCCGTACTATCGTGTTTTCGATTCGTGGTCAAGTGCACTGCGGGCTGTTGGCTTCGAACCAAATCATCAGAACGGCTACGAGGTGTCGACACTGGTAGCGGAACTACAGACGCTTGCTGACGGATTGGGGTATCCGCCGACGGTAGAACAGATGGACGAGCATGGCCGGTTCTCTGCTCAGCCGTATCTCACCACATTTGGGTCGTGGTCTGCTGCCTGGGATGCTGCTGGGCTTCAGAAACGAGACGGTAACCCAGCGGGACGAGTATCTAGAGATGACTTGCTTAAGGAGCTAAACCACCTTTCAAACGAGTTGGAACGTGTACCAAGGCGAGGGGATGCTATCGCACACGGCCGGTGGTCACATACACCGTTCGTCAGGGAGTTTGGCTCATGGAGTCGAGCACTCAATGCCGCTGGCTTCGAACCTCCGCGTGAAATAGACGGAGATGGGACTGTCACCTACTACGGGCCGCGGTGGTACGCGCAACGCCGTCGAACATTGGAACGTGACGGATACGAATGCCAACGATGTGGGATGAGCGATGAAGAGCATCGGGACACGCAAACTGGTGGACTCCATGTCCACCACAAAACGAAATTTAGGATGTTCGATGAGCCATCAGAAGCCAATCGGTTAGAAAATCTGATTTCTCTTTGTCGAGATTGCCATACCGAAGCAGAGCGAGAGTTGTAG
- a CDS encoding type IV pilin translates to MNIKKLFNDERAVSPVIGVILMVAITVILAAVIGTFVLGLGDQVGNNAPQASFDFNYNNDGSEVTISHAGGATVNTDELSIIVDGGEETVTYSDTRVSSGETLTTVSGLSPGDKVTVVWENPSGGSTTIIAESTAP, encoded by the coding sequence ATGAACATTAAGAAATTGTTTAACGACGAACGTGCGGTCAGTCCTGTCATAGGTGTTATACTTATGGTGGCGATTACGGTTATTCTCGCGGCTGTCATCGGCACGTTCGTCCTCGGACTGGGGGATCAGGTTGGTAACAATGCGCCACAGGCGAGTTTTGACTTCAATTACAACAATGACGGTTCGGAAGTCACGATTTCGCACGCTGGGGGAGCAACTGTCAACACCGATGAACTCTCAATCATTGTTGACGGTGGAGAGGAAACGGTAACGTACAGCGACACACGAGTTAGCAGTGGTGAGACTCTTACTACGGTTAGCGGATTGAGTCCCGGAGATAAGGTTACGGTTGTTTGGGAGAACCCGTCCGGCGGTTCCACGACCATCATCGCCGAATCCACTGCACCGTAG
- a CDS encoding amidohydrolase yields the protein MSKQTAFDWVDENEPRLVDVAERIWETPELGLHEEQSAATLVEFLEGEGFEVERGVAGMPTAFVAAYGEGGPRVGILGEYDALPGLSQKVEAERDPVEEGGPGHGCGHNLFGTAGAGAAVAVKEAIDESGLPGTVVFYGCPAEETLVGKTYMARAGVFDDLDAALTWHPGDLSTPRMASSNALDSVMFTFEGEAAHAGGSPDSGRSALDAVELMNTGVEYMREHISDDARMHYVITDGGEAPNVVPAEATVWHYVRAPDREEVERNTEWLRDIAEAAALMTQTEVTERFLTGCYDYRANDVVSDVIWRNMQAVGPIPYDDADYEFAAELKATVPDDRIESGLSTVPDELYDEIREKSLHPEPVEPFDRDHQTHGSTEVADVSWITPTGQFTAATWPVGAPGHSWQVVAANGDFGLKGVAFTAKVLAGATYDLLTSPETVEAAREEFETEIGGDAYETPLPEDVEPPFDVTT from the coding sequence ATGAGCAAGCAAACGGCGTTCGACTGGGTCGACGAGAACGAACCGCGCCTCGTCGACGTCGCGGAACGTATCTGGGAGACGCCCGAACTCGGGCTTCACGAGGAGCAGTCGGCGGCGACGCTCGTCGAGTTCCTCGAAGGTGAGGGGTTCGAGGTCGAACGCGGCGTCGCCGGGATGCCGACGGCGTTCGTCGCCGCCTACGGCGAGGGCGGACCAAGAGTCGGCATCCTCGGCGAGTACGACGCGCTCCCGGGGCTCTCACAGAAGGTCGAAGCCGAACGCGACCCCGTCGAGGAGGGCGGCCCCGGCCACGGGTGCGGCCACAACCTCTTCGGCACCGCCGGGGCGGGCGCGGCCGTCGCAGTGAAGGAAGCCATCGACGAGTCGGGACTCCCCGGGACCGTCGTCTTCTACGGCTGCCCGGCCGAGGAGACGCTGGTCGGGAAGACGTACATGGCCCGCGCGGGCGTCTTCGACGACCTCGACGCGGCGCTGACGTGGCACCCGGGCGACCTCAGCACGCCGCGGATGGCTTCGTCGAACGCGCTCGACTCCGTCATGTTCACCTTCGAGGGCGAGGCGGCGCACGCGGGCGGGTCGCCGGACTCGGGTCGGAGCGCGCTCGACGCGGTCGAACTGATGAACACCGGCGTCGAGTACATGCGCGAACACATCTCCGACGACGCGCGGATGCACTACGTCATCACGGACGGGGGAGAAGCCCCGAACGTCGTCCCCGCGGAGGCGACGGTGTGGCACTACGTCCGCGCGCCGGACCGCGAGGAGGTCGAGCGCAACACCGAGTGGCTCCGCGACATCGCCGAGGCGGCGGCGCTGATGACGCAGACCGAGGTCACCGAACGGTTCCTCACGGGCTGTTACGACTACCGCGCCAACGACGTCGTCTCCGACGTCATCTGGCGGAACATGCAGGCTGTCGGCCCGATTCCGTACGACGACGCCGACTACGAGTTCGCCGCCGAGCTCAAGGCGACCGTCCCCGACGACCGAATCGAGTCGGGGCTCTCGACCGTCCCCGACGAACTGTACGACGAGATACGCGAGAAGTCGCTACATCCCGAACCCGTGGAGCCGTTCGACCGCGACCACCAGACCCACGGCTCGACGGAAGTCGCCGACGTGAGTTGGATCACGCCGACCGGCCAGTTCACGGCGGCGACGTGGCCCGTCGGCGCGCCCGGCCACTCCTGGCAGGTCGTCGCCGCCAACGGCGACTTCGGGCTGAAGGGCGTCGCGTTCACGGCGAAAGTGCTCGCCGGGGCGACGTACGACCTGCTGACGAGTCCGGAGACGGTCGAAGCGGCGCGCGAGGAGTTCGAGACGGAGATCGGCGGCGACGCCTACGAGACGCCGCTTCCGGAGGACGTCGAACCCCCGTTCGACGTGACGACGTAG
- a CDS encoding zinc-dependent alcohol dehydrogenase family protein has product MKSATLTDTRTLELRDGQRPTPGSDELLVAVNACGVCATDVHMYSGSLSVDYPLVPGHECAGEIVAVGDDVGDGGAFTAGDRVAINPSVPCHECRMCKSGRENLCTDLTSIGGAAKHTVDGAFAEYVCAPAANVERIGDLDYRTAAFAEPLGCCINGLDQIDLTSGETVVVVGAGAIGLLLVGLLRTSGAGAVVVSEPVAERREAALELGADHAVDPTEGDLESTVDDLVGPVDVVIEAVGVPALVEQAHALTGPGGRTLVFGVPPEDATVELPAFDLFFEEREVIGTYSLTPDTFARAVRLLQTGRVDVDALVTDEFGLDELGTAFDQMENREGLKKMVYPQR; this is encoded by the coding sequence ATGAAGAGCGCCACACTGACCGACACCCGGACGCTGGAACTCAGAGACGGACAGCGACCGACTCCGGGGTCGGACGAACTGCTCGTCGCGGTCAACGCCTGCGGCGTTTGTGCGACCGACGTTCACATGTACAGCGGTTCGCTCTCCGTCGACTACCCGTTGGTTCCGGGTCACGAGTGCGCCGGTGAAATCGTCGCCGTTGGCGACGACGTCGGCGACGGCGGCGCCTTCACGGCGGGCGACCGCGTCGCCATCAACCCCTCCGTCCCGTGCCACGAGTGCCGGATGTGCAAATCCGGACGCGAGAACCTCTGCACCGACCTCACGTCGATAGGCGGGGCGGCGAAACACACCGTCGACGGGGCGTTCGCCGAGTACGTCTGTGCGCCGGCGGCGAACGTCGAACGTATCGGCGACCTCGACTACCGGACCGCGGCGTTCGCCGAGCCGTTGGGTTGTTGCATCAACGGTCTCGACCAGATCGATCTGACGAGCGGCGAGACGGTCGTCGTCGTCGGGGCCGGGGCTATCGGCTTGCTCCTCGTCGGACTGCTCCGGACGAGCGGTGCCGGAGCCGTCGTCGTCTCCGAACCAGTCGCCGAGCGCCGGGAGGCGGCCCTCGAACTCGGGGCGGACCACGCGGTCGACCCGACCGAGGGGGACCTCGAATCGACGGTCGACGACCTCGTCGGGCCGGTCGACGTCGTTATCGAAGCGGTCGGCGTCCCGGCCCTCGTCGAGCAGGCGCACGCGCTCACCGGACCCGGCGGGCGGACGCTCGTTTTCGGCGTCCCGCCCGAGGACGCGACGGTCGAACTTCCGGCGTTCGACCTGTTCTTCGAGGAGCGAGAAGTTATCGGGACGTACTCGCTCACGCCCGACACGTTCGCACGAGCGGTGAGGCTGCTCCAGACCGGCCGCGTCGACGTCGACGCGCTCGTCACCGACGAGTTCGGTCTCGACGAACTCGGAACGGCGTTCGACCAGATGGAGAACCGCGAGGGACTCAAGAAGATGGTGTACCCGCAGCGGTAG